A portion of the Pelodiscus sinensis isolate JC-2024 chromosome 20, ASM4963464v1, whole genome shotgun sequence genome contains these proteins:
- the KCNJ2 gene encoding inward rectifier potassium channel 2, producing the protein MGSVRTNRYSIVSSEEDGMKLATMAVANGFGNGKSKVHTRQQCRSRFVKKDGHCNVQFINVGEKGQRYLADIFTTCVDIRWRWMLVIFCLAFILSWLFFGCVFWLIALLHGDLEEQANYKTCISNVSSFTAAFLFSIETQTTIGYGFRCVTDECPIAVFMVVFQSIVGCIIDAFIIGAVMAKMAKPKKRNETLVFSHNAVVGLRDGKLCLMWRVGNLRKSHLVEAHVRAQLLKSRVTSEGEYIPLDQIDINVGFDSGIDRIFLVSPITIVHEIDEQSPLYDYSKQDMDNADFEIVVILEGMVEATAMTTQCRSSYLANEILWGHRYEPVLFEEKNYYKVDYSRFHKTYEVPNTPLCSARDLAEKKYILSNANSFCYENEVALSSKEEDESDNGLPESLSTDTHPDMDPHSQVGLPLEPRPLRRESEI; encoded by the coding sequence ATGGGCAGTGTGCGAACCAACCGCTACAGCATCGTTTCCTCAGAAGAGGATGGCATGAAGCTGGCCACCATGGCGGTGGCCAATGGCTTCGGGAATGGGAAGAGCAAAGTACACACGAGGCAGCAGTGTAGGAGCCGCTTTGTCAAGAAAGACGGCCACTGCAATGTCCAATTCATTAATGTGGGTGAGAAAGGACAACGTTACCTGGCAGACATCTTTACCACCTGCGTGGATATTCGCTGGAGGTGGATGCTAGTTATCTTCTGTCTGGCTTTCATCCTTTCATGGCTTTTTTTTGGCTGCGTGTTTTGGCTGATTGCTCTGTTGCACGGGGATCTGGAGGAGCAAGCAAACTACAAAACTTGCATCTCCAATGTGAGCAGCTTCACGGCCGCCTTCCTCTTCTCCATCGAAACCCAGACGACAATCGGGTACGGCTTTAGGTGTGTGACGGACGAGTGCCCCATTGCAGTCTTCATGGTAGTTTTCCAATCCATCGTAGGCTGCATCATCGATGCGTTCATCATCGGGGCGGTCATGGCCAAGATGGCCAAGCCAAAAAAGCGAAACGAAACTCTTGTCTTCAGCCACAATGCTGTGGTGGGCCTGCGGGATGGGAAGCTGTGCTTAATGTGGCGTGTTGGAAACCTACGGAAAAGCCACCTGGTGGAGGCACATGTGAGAGCCCAGCTGCTTAAATCCAGGGTGACCTCCGAAGGAGAATACATCCCGTTGGACCAAATAGACATCAATGTTGGGTTTGATAGTGGGATAGACCGCATTTTCCTGGTCTCCCCAATTACAATAGTCCATGAAATAGATGAACAAAGTCCCTTGTATGACTACAGTAAGCAAGACATGGACAATGCAGACTTTGAAATTGTGGTAATATTAGAGGGCATGGTGGAAGCGACTGCCATGACTACCCAGTGCCGTAGTTCATATCTAGCAAACGAAATCCTCTGGGGCCACCGGTATGAGCCTGTGCTCTTCGAAGAGAAAAATTACTACAAAGTGGACTACTCTCGGTTCCACAAAACGTACGAAGTGCCCAACACACCCCTTTGCAGTGCCAGAGACTTAGCAGAAAAGAAATACATTCTCTCTAATGCAAATTCCTTTTGCTACGAGAATGAAGTGGCTCTCAGCAGCAAAGAGGAGGATGAGAGCGACAACGGGCTCCCAGAAAGCTTGAGCACGGACACCCACCCAGACATGGACCCTCATAGCCAAGTTGGGTTGCCACTAGAACCTCGGCCATTAAGGCGGGAATCTGAAATATGA